From Burkholderia pseudomultivorans, the proteins below share one genomic window:
- a CDS encoding phage terminase small subunit P27 family encodes MGGIASVPGRGRKPKPTARKIAAGNPGKRALNRDEPDFGLVTNIEPPEWIAGEARDMWERVVPLLCGQKILQVTDLHIVEIFCSAYGNWRTAQDDLTRNGPVVDSSQGSPMKNPAATVVKEAAAQMASFGAMLGLDPASRQRLVGAKPKTPDNPFAKLLGK; translated from the coding sequence GTGGGAGGTATCGCGTCAGTGCCGGGGCGGGGCAGAAAACCCAAGCCGACGGCGCGGAAAATCGCCGCCGGAAACCCCGGCAAACGTGCGTTGAATAGGGACGAGCCGGATTTTGGACTGGTCACCAACATCGAACCGCCGGAGTGGATAGCCGGCGAGGCGCGCGACATGTGGGAGCGCGTTGTCCCGCTGCTTTGCGGGCAAAAAATCTTGCAGGTGACCGACCTGCACATTGTCGAGATTTTCTGTTCGGCCTATGGAAACTGGCGCACTGCGCAGGACGATCTGACTCGCAACGGTCCAGTCGTCGACAGCTCGCAAGGCAGTCCGATGAAGAATCCGGCCGCGACCGTTGTGAAGGAGGCGGCGGCGCAAATGGCGAGTTTCGGCGCAATGCTTGGGCTCGACCCGGCGAGCAGGCAGCGCCTGGTCGGCGCCAAGCCGAAGACACCGGACAACCCTTTCGCGAAGCTACTCGGCAAATGA
- a CDS encoding type II toxin-antitoxin system HicA family toxin, whose protein sequence is MNSTELIKRIKADGWYHVHTVGSHHQFKHPTKPGKVTVPHPKKDLLIATVRSILKQAGLK, encoded by the coding sequence ATGAACAGCACCGAACTCATCAAGCGAATCAAGGCCGATGGCTGGTACCACGTACACACTGTCGGGTCGCACCACCAGTTCAAGCACCCGACAAAGCCGGGCAAGGTAACGGTGCCTCACCCGAAGAAAGACCTGCTGATCGCTACGGTGCGCAGCATCCTGAAGCAAGCCGGCCTGAAATGA
- a CDS encoding terminase large subunit, with product MATNFPRVEQGLKFAREVVRGKRVACRYVQLACKRHLDDLAASRKKDFRWKFDAEAAERKLALIELLPHTKGEWAFKGQLVTLEPWQKFGLMATFGWLSKRTGKRRFRESYWEVPRKNGKSVIAAGVGIGMFVLDEEFGAEVYSGATSEKQAWEVFRPAQLMVKRSPMLIESAGIEVNASNMNKPADGSRFEPIIGNPGDGASPSCAIVDEYHEHDSAALYETMLTGMGARRQPLMFIITTAGANIEGPCFDKRRQVIEMLEGTVPDDELFGWIWTIDDGDDWTDPRVLAKANPNIGISVYQEYLESQQQRAIKSARFTNTFKTKHLNVWTSAKAGYFNLEDWKACEDRSLSLEQFEGQDCVLALDMARKLDLNSMARIFWRDTDGRRHYFCVAPRFWVPEDTVRNTENRRMAERYQAWVNQGFLFETDGAEIDYRDILEEAKDANRRCPVQCTPLDPHGATNLSHQLDDEGLTPVTIVQNYTNMSDPMKELEAAITSGRFHHDGNPIMTWCIGNVIGKNLPGNDDVVRPIKQGNDNKIDGAVALIMAVGRAMLADRVDSESIYDQGVGV from the coding sequence ATGGCGACGAATTTCCCGCGCGTAGAGCAGGGGCTAAAGTTCGCGCGGGAAGTCGTTCGTGGCAAGCGGGTCGCCTGCCGCTATGTGCAACTTGCTTGCAAGCGCCACCTTGACGACCTTGCGGCGAGCAGAAAGAAGGACTTCCGATGGAAGTTCGATGCGGAGGCCGCAGAGCGAAAGCTCGCGCTCATTGAACTGCTGCCGCACACAAAAGGCGAGTGGGCGTTCAAGGGACAGCTGGTAACGCTGGAGCCTTGGCAGAAGTTCGGCCTGATGGCGACCTTTGGATGGCTCAGCAAGCGCACCGGCAAGCGCCGGTTCCGAGAAAGCTACTGGGAGGTTCCCAGAAAGAACGGCAAATCGGTGATTGCCGCAGGCGTCGGCATCGGGATGTTCGTGCTCGACGAGGAGTTCGGCGCAGAGGTCTATTCGGGCGCGACGTCTGAAAAGCAGGCATGGGAGGTCTTTCGCCCAGCTCAGTTGATGGTCAAGCGCTCGCCGATGCTGATCGAGTCGGCCGGAATCGAGGTGAATGCCTCGAATATGAACAAGCCGGCAGATGGCAGTCGGTTCGAGCCGATTATCGGCAACCCGGGCGACGGTGCGTCTCCATCGTGTGCGATCGTCGACGAATATCACGAACACGACAGCGCCGCACTGTACGAAACGATGCTGACCGGGATGGGGGCGCGCCGTCAGCCGCTGATGTTCATCATCACGACGGCGGGCGCCAACATCGAGGGGCCGTGCTTCGACAAGCGCCGACAGGTGATCGAAATGCTCGAAGGGACGGTTCCCGACGACGAGCTTTTCGGCTGGATCTGGACGATCGACGACGGAGACGACTGGACCGATCCGCGTGTGCTGGCGAAAGCCAATCCGAATATCGGAATTTCGGTCTATCAGGAGTACCTGGAGAGCCAGCAGCAGCGCGCGATCAAGTCGGCGCGGTTCACGAACACGTTCAAGACGAAGCACTTGAACGTTTGGACGTCGGCCAAGGCCGGCTATTTCAACCTGGAAGACTGGAAAGCATGCGAAGACCGTTCGCTGTCCCTCGAGCAATTCGAGGGACAAGATTGCGTGCTTGCGCTCGACATGGCGCGCAAGCTCGACTTGAACAGCATGGCTCGCATCTTCTGGCGTGATACCGACGGGCGGCGGCATTACTTCTGCGTTGCGCCGCGGTTCTGGGTGCCCGAGGACACGGTACGCAATACCGAGAACCGTCGCATGGCGGAGCGGTATCAGGCGTGGGTCAACCAAGGCTTTCTGTTCGAAACAGATGGCGCGGAGATCGACTATCGCGACATTCTGGAAGAAGCGAAGGACGCAAACCGGCGGTGTCCGGTTCAATGCACGCCGCTCGATCCACACGGCGCAACGAACCTGTCGCACCAGCTTGATGACGAAGGCCTTACGCCGGTCACGATCGTGCAGAACTACACGAACATGTCCGATCCGATGAAGGAACTGGAGGCTGCCATTACGTCGGGCCGGTTCCATCACGACGGAAATCCGATCATGACGTGGTGTATCGGCAACGTCATTGGCAAGAACTTGCCTGGTAATGACGATGTGGTGCGTCCGATCAAGCAAGGCAACGACAACAAAATCGACGGCGCCGTGGCGCTGATTATGGCAGTGGGCCGGGCAATGCTGGCCGACCGCGTCGATTCCGAGTCGATCTACGATCAAGGGGTGGGTGTTTGA
- a CDS encoding nuclease domain-containing protein, translating into MKRSAFKPRQKPMSRGSWSRKSSPLPEQAPRKIAMRRRLKKPTVAEGSKYLAACRGEPCYLRVPGLCRRNPIDETVVPCHSNQSRHGKAGAMKAKNEFTVPGCGACHAWIDQNRVGTPKQVKFDVWDRAYEEWVPVRARKMGEGNCQ; encoded by the coding sequence ATGAAGCGATCCGCGTTCAAGCCGCGCCAGAAACCGATGTCGCGCGGATCGTGGTCCCGGAAAAGCTCACCGCTTCCCGAGCAAGCGCCGCGAAAGATCGCGATGCGGCGACGTCTGAAGAAGCCGACCGTCGCCGAAGGCTCGAAGTATCTCGCGGCATGCCGCGGCGAGCCATGCTACCTACGCGTGCCGGGCCTGTGTCGGCGGAACCCGATCGATGAAACCGTGGTGCCGTGTCATTCGAACCAATCCCGCCACGGGAAGGCCGGGGCGATGAAGGCGAAAAACGAATTTACGGTTCCCGGTTGCGGCGCGTGTCACGCCTGGATCGATCAGAACCGCGTCGGCACCCCGAAGCAGGTCAAGTTCGACGTGTGGGATCGGGCATATGAGGAATGGGTGCCGGTGCGTGCCCGAAAGATGGGAGAGGGAAATTGCCAGTGA
- a CDS encoding type II toxin-antitoxin system HicB family antitoxin: MLYPLYVHVGDAKHAHGVTFPDFPGCFAAADTWEELPAAVQEAVEAHFYDEEGPVPAPSALEALTRNPEYEGGVWMLFDIDLSKINSKAVRFNVSMPERLLQQIDAAAGARKLSRSAFLALAAEHEMAAHA, from the coding sequence ATGCTCTATCCACTCTATGTCCACGTAGGCGACGCCAAGCACGCGCACGGCGTCACATTCCCTGACTTCCCGGGCTGCTTCGCGGCGGCCGACACCTGGGAAGAACTTCCCGCTGCCGTACAGGAAGCGGTCGAAGCGCACTTCTACGATGAGGAAGGCCCGGTGCCGGCGCCGTCCGCGTTGGAAGCGCTTACCAGAAATCCCGAGTACGAAGGCGGCGTCTGGATGCTCTTCGATATCGATCTGTCGAAGATCAATTCGAAGGCCGTGCGCTTTAACGTGAGCATGCCCGAACGGCTCCTGCAGCAGATCGATGCGGCAGCGGGCGCACGCAAGCTGTCGCGCTCGGCATTCCTCGCGCTTGCCGCCGAACACGAAATGGCCGCACACGCGTGA
- a CDS encoding phage major capsid protein, producing the protein MNINELRRERAAVNQRVQALAAIELGGTALSVEQQAEFDHLSSKFNDLTAQIERAEAAERMAAAAAVPVDPAPAAVAAPAAASVPAQPKAQEVKGAKMARMVRALAAARGDAQLASKIAIERGFGEEVAMSLNTLSPGAGGVLVPENLSSEVIELLRPKSVVRKLGARTLPLSNGNITIPRLKGGAIVGYIGADTDIPTTQQQFDDLKLTAKKMAALVPIANDLIKYAGVNPNVDQIVVGDLTAAIGAREDKAFIRDDGTANTPKGLRFWALPGNVLPASDGSTLQKIETDLGKAILALENADANLTQPGWIMAPRTFRFLEGLRDGNGNKVYPELANGMLKGYPVGKTTQVPINLGDGANESEIYFTDFGDVFIGEEETLEIDYSKEATYKDADGNMISAFQRDQTLIRVIAKNDFGPRHVESISVLAGVTWGA; encoded by the coding sequence GTGAACATCAATGAACTCCGCCGCGAACGCGCAGCCGTCAACCAGCGTGTGCAGGCGCTTGCGGCGATCGAGTTGGGCGGCACCGCATTGTCGGTCGAGCAGCAAGCCGAATTCGATCATCTCAGCTCGAAATTCAACGATCTGACTGCGCAGATCGAGCGCGCGGAAGCGGCGGAGCGGATGGCCGCAGCTGCGGCAGTGCCGGTTGACCCGGCGCCGGCCGCCGTTGCTGCGCCGGCCGCGGCGAGCGTGCCGGCACAGCCGAAGGCGCAGGAAGTGAAGGGCGCGAAGATGGCCCGCATGGTTCGCGCGCTTGCGGCGGCGCGGGGGGATGCGCAGCTCGCGTCGAAAATCGCGATCGAGCGCGGCTTCGGCGAAGAGGTCGCAATGTCGCTGAACACCCTTTCGCCGGGCGCGGGTGGCGTCCTGGTGCCCGAGAACCTGTCGAGCGAGGTCATCGAACTGCTGCGCCCGAAGTCCGTGGTCCGCAAGCTCGGCGCTCGTACGCTGCCGCTCTCGAACGGAAATATCACCATCCCGCGTCTGAAGGGCGGCGCCATCGTCGGCTACATCGGCGCCGACACCGACATCCCGACGACGCAACAACAGTTCGACGATCTGAAGCTGACGGCCAAGAAGATGGCCGCGCTGGTCCCGATCGCGAACGACCTGATCAAGTACGCCGGCGTGAATCCCAACGTCGATCAGATCGTGGTCGGTGACCTCACGGCCGCAATCGGGGCGCGCGAAGACAAGGCATTCATTCGCGACGACGGCACCGCGAACACCCCGAAGGGCCTCCGCTTCTGGGCGCTTCCCGGCAACGTCTTGCCGGCCAGCGACGGTTCGACGCTGCAAAAGATCGAAACGGATCTCGGCAAGGCCATTCTGGCGCTGGAGAACGCCGACGCCAACCTCACGCAGCCGGGCTGGATCATGGCGCCGCGTACGTTCCGATTCCTCGAAGGCCTGCGCGATGGCAACGGCAACAAGGTCTATCCGGAACTCGCCAACGGCATGCTGAAGGGCTATCCGGTCGGCAAGACGACGCAAGTGCCGATCAATCTCGGCGACGGTGCGAACGAGTCGGAAATCTACTTCACCGACTTCGGCGACGTGTTCATCGGCGAGGAAGAAACGCTGGAAATCGACTACAGCAAGGAGGCGACCTACAAGGACGCCGACGGCAACATGATCAGCGCGTTCCAGCGCGATCAGACGCTGATCCGCGTGATCGCGAAGAACGACTTCGGTCCGCGTCACGTCGAGTCGATTTCCGTGCTGGCCGGCGTGACCTGGGGCGCGTAA
- a CDS encoding S49 family peptidase: MKPHLRLASLIFNQPQLVTDPMMSLAVQWANHALNLNIVNLTVNNAQPKIMEDDEFDSGVQMAAASERRRALVADTGMDIIPVSGILVSRSAHMNPCEPMTSYEGLRTAVNQAVADPAVEHIVLDIDSNGGSATGAFELADDIRAASLVKPVTAIVNFSAFSGGYLIAAAASKVIVSRTSGVGSIGVIANHLDVSKRDEQQGIKVTSVFAGNHKNDLTPHEPLSDQSLAFLTSMVQNSYKQFVDAIASFRGLSTQAVKDTQAGIFFGQQGVDAGLADSVETPQAAINRIAAEVRASRTERQSGNARRSVSARAAAMNMQSVM, translated from the coding sequence TTGAAACCGCACCTCAGACTCGCAAGTCTGATTTTCAATCAGCCGCAGCTCGTCACGGACCCGATGATGTCGCTGGCGGTGCAGTGGGCGAATCACGCGCTCAACCTGAACATCGTCAACCTGACCGTGAACAACGCACAGCCGAAGATCATGGAGGACGATGAGTTCGACAGCGGTGTGCAGATGGCCGCGGCATCGGAGCGTCGTCGTGCCCTGGTAGCTGATACCGGTATGGACATCATTCCGGTTTCGGGAATCCTGGTGTCGCGGTCCGCTCACATGAACCCGTGCGAGCCGATGACCAGCTACGAAGGCCTGCGAACTGCCGTGAATCAGGCAGTTGCGGATCCGGCCGTCGAGCACATCGTTCTCGATATCGACAGCAATGGCGGGAGCGCGACCGGCGCATTCGAACTGGCCGACGATATTCGGGCTGCGTCGCTGGTGAAGCCGGTCACGGCGATCGTCAACTTCTCGGCATTCTCGGGCGGGTATCTGATCGCCGCCGCTGCATCGAAGGTCATCGTCAGCCGTACGTCCGGCGTGGGTTCGATCGGCGTCATCGCCAACCATCTCGACGTTTCGAAGCGTGATGAGCAGCAAGGGATCAAGGTGACCTCGGTGTTTGCCGGGAATCACAAGAACGATCTCACCCCGCATGAGCCGCTGAGCGATCAGTCGCTGGCGTTCCTCACCAGCATGGTGCAAAACAGCTACAAGCAGTTCGTCGATGCAATCGCGAGCTTCCGCGGGCTGAGCACGCAAGCGGTGAAGGACACGCAGGCGGGCATCTTCTTCGGTCAGCAAGGTGTCGATGCAGGGCTTGCGGATAGCGTCGAGACGCCGCAGGCAGCGATCAACCGGATTGCTGCCGAAGTGCGCGCATCGCGCACCGAGCGCCAGAGCGGCAACGCGCGGCGTAGTGTCTCCGCGCGCGCGGCCGCGATGAACATGCAATCCGTGATGTAA
- a CDS encoding patatin-like phospholipase family protein, whose translation MRKVILLLVAVCPLLFGCVVGGVPSHISQALPPCDQTSDNLDCILNKNSGVVEELRPNKKPLPTLGLALSGGGSKAAPFAMGVVKRFVDEGWLYRTDYVTSVSGGSYTAFYLYYKAYRAILDDVPVISAYPGLTRYFMDTRNLDSRKRELPYVWLFSPDEVHHRWDSLAELPGGCTNLGPVPTDDPHPTDLSAPVWKDVQQAAYQGWVECYQDLLRRDRVQMSKYKNGMLARTRYADQLGGTFAMLFAESLATAPANWFTNVLFDWKWRVSPTQYDYLYGIMRTYGYMPQPGDKLPVSPHSSRFREMVNCLDFGDLSIIYTRDPTITKEKLGGYLPKWIIQATANSGNIGLDLSPKHYDLSSDVFEISFDMFGSGHYGYVQGSPWLVGLTVPMAVLSSAAFADTAQRSIHIPRGLVNFGLQTINLRWGFDIANYNVPDSTRRLHSLLIWPFYYLDSPVTTEWGPTIHLSDGGQTGDNLGLVPLLRRGVRNIVAVAGENDYDSTSNAMLLASLCSVNYYLNVHGYTMDFDGDPTLPIGSGPEKYHLAKKCTWDGNRQIYVHPTKDGSDISPLNWKRRVWVGHVVPYVPGVDGLQLLQGEKLAEPEVTPKHLEGITVYYINSAMDQQEWMKVVDDWYPPDPSLKQPFLPKGEPHNPVRCNGIVTTATGTYNCPLIEYFQDTIDAVQNGGHKWVFPQTSTAFTTYSNSINLFRAYRDLGWLYAGDLPNASPQLGDILLHGHPNDAPDGLSVLYDQQKHRYPKDAQVCKGWKG comes from the coding sequence GTGAGAAAGGTAATCCTGCTGCTTGTCGCAGTTTGTCCGCTCCTTTTTGGCTGCGTGGTTGGTGGCGTCCCCTCTCATATATCGCAGGCGCTTCCACCGTGCGACCAAACGTCAGATAACCTGGATTGCATCCTGAACAAGAACTCTGGCGTCGTCGAAGAGCTGAGACCGAACAAAAAGCCGTTGCCTACTCTAGGTCTCGCATTGTCAGGGGGAGGCTCGAAAGCCGCGCCATTTGCCATGGGCGTAGTGAAGCGTTTTGTTGACGAGGGTTGGCTTTACCGTACCGACTATGTGACGTCAGTGTCCGGAGGTTCGTACACCGCGTTCTACCTATATTACAAGGCGTATCGAGCGATTCTCGACGACGTGCCTGTCATTAGCGCGTATCCCGGCCTTACGCGCTATTTCATGGACACCCGTAATCTCGATAGCAGGAAGCGTGAACTTCCTTACGTATGGCTATTTTCACCCGATGAAGTTCACCATCGTTGGGACAGCCTCGCGGAGCTGCCCGGCGGTTGTACGAACCTAGGACCGGTACCGACCGATGACCCGCATCCCACGGATCTTAGTGCCCCGGTATGGAAAGACGTACAACAGGCAGCATACCAAGGTTGGGTCGAGTGCTATCAGGACCTGCTGCGCAGAGACAGAGTCCAGATGTCTAAATATAAGAACGGCATGCTTGCTCGGACTCGCTATGCCGATCAGCTTGGCGGGACGTTCGCGATGCTCTTCGCAGAGTCGTTGGCAACAGCCCCCGCTAACTGGTTCACTAATGTCCTCTTTGACTGGAAATGGCGGGTCTCGCCAACGCAGTACGACTATCTGTACGGCATTATGCGCACATACGGCTACATGCCACAGCCTGGAGATAAGCTTCCGGTATCACCTCATTCGAGCCGGTTTCGAGAAATGGTCAACTGTCTGGATTTTGGTGACCTGTCTATCATATACACACGCGATCCTACCATTACAAAAGAGAAGCTCGGTGGATACTTGCCGAAGTGGATCATTCAGGCGACGGCTAACTCCGGGAACATTGGTCTTGACCTTTCGCCAAAGCACTACGATTTGAGTTCGGACGTCTTTGAAATATCGTTCGATATGTTTGGATCCGGTCATTATGGTTATGTACAGGGCTCGCCTTGGCTGGTTGGGCTGACCGTACCCATGGCTGTGCTGTCATCGGCAGCTTTCGCGGATACAGCCCAACGTAGCATTCATATCCCGCGCGGACTTGTAAACTTCGGCTTGCAAACCATTAATCTTAGATGGGGATTTGATATCGCAAACTATAACGTTCCAGACAGCACGAGACGTCTTCACTCGCTGCTGATATGGCCGTTTTACTACCTGGACTCTCCTGTAACTACCGAATGGGGACCAACTATTCACCTCTCCGATGGGGGGCAGACTGGCGATAATCTTGGATTGGTTCCTCTTTTGCGTAGAGGAGTGCGTAACATTGTGGCGGTTGCCGGAGAGAACGACTACGATAGCACCTCGAATGCGATGTTGTTAGCGTCGCTGTGCTCAGTTAACTACTACTTGAACGTGCATGGCTACACCATGGATTTCGACGGCGACCCGACGTTGCCGATTGGAAGTGGTCCGGAGAAATACCATCTTGCGAAAAAGTGTACGTGGGACGGAAACCGTCAGATTTACGTACATCCGACAAAGGACGGAAGCGATATCTCGCCTCTGAACTGGAAGCGCCGCGTTTGGGTCGGCCATGTGGTGCCATATGTTCCCGGGGTGGACGGCTTGCAATTGCTGCAGGGCGAAAAGCTCGCGGAACCTGAGGTGACTCCAAAACATCTTGAAGGCATTACCGTTTACTACATTAACTCGGCAATGGACCAGCAGGAGTGGATGAAAGTCGTTGATGATTGGTATCCCCCCGACCCATCCCTCAAACAGCCCTTCCTTCCGAAGGGCGAACCCCATAATCCGGTGCGTTGCAACGGCATCGTGACAACTGCCACAGGTACGTACAACTGTCCGCTTATCGAATACTTTCAGGATACTATTGATGCTGTGCAGAACGGCGGCCATAAATGGGTATTCCCCCAGACAAGCACTGCCTTCACAACGTACAGCAACAGCATCAATTTGTTTCGAGCGTATCGCGATTTGGGTTGGTTGTACGCGGGAGATCTCCCGAACGCGTCGCCACAGCTTGGTGACATTCTATTGCATGGTCACCCGAACGACGCTCCGGACGGATTGAGCGTCCTGTACGATCAACAAAAGCATCGGTACCCGAAGGATGCGCAGGTATGCAAGGGGTGGAAGGGTTGA
- a CDS encoding ArsR/SmtB family transcription factor: MSKRPWRKWSEQEEADLARVWTADGPMKLYLGLFNGRSVEAVLAHGLQIGLGERPNRNACAGHPNAAAILRVLAQGPMESVELSAKTGISRRTVMKHLKLLHAEGKVYIARWERFSVSGYPCRVYAVGKREDARRPAVRTPGQKWRERMADLKKNRPDEYVRVMARRRANAQRRSQVARRDIAAVAMFGVAAA; the protein is encoded by the coding sequence GTGAGCAAACGCCCGTGGCGGAAATGGAGCGAGCAGGAAGAAGCGGATCTGGCCCGCGTATGGACGGCCGACGGCCCGATGAAGCTGTACCTGGGCCTGTTCAACGGCAGAAGTGTGGAAGCGGTCCTGGCGCATGGCTTGCAAATCGGTCTGGGCGAGCGGCCCAACCGCAATGCGTGTGCGGGGCACCCGAATGCGGCAGCAATCTTGCGCGTGCTGGCTCAGGGACCGATGGAGTCAGTCGAGCTGTCGGCGAAAACCGGAATCTCGCGCCGCACGGTGATGAAGCACCTCAAGCTGCTGCATGCCGAGGGGAAGGTCTACATCGCGCGATGGGAGCGATTCAGCGTCAGCGGCTACCCGTGCCGGGTCTACGCAGTTGGCAAGCGCGAGGATGCGCGCCGGCCGGCGGTCCGCACGCCGGGGCAGAAGTGGCGGGAGCGAATGGCGGACCTGAAGAAGAACCGGCCCGACGAGTACGTGCGTGTGATGGCACGGCGTCGTGCGAACGCGCAGAGGCGCTCGCAGGTGGCTAGGCGAGACATTGCAGCGGTGGCGATGTTCGGGGTGGCGGCAGCATGA
- a CDS encoding phage portal protein has protein sequence MFFSRQLLSNSGQTQMGAGGWISALLGSSRSDAGQVVTPASALSLTVLQNCVTLLAESIAQLPIELYERSGDDRKPAVDHPLYSILKYEPNPWQTPFEFQEQSQVAAGLRGNSYSFIDRDPDGVIQGLYPLDNEAMTVMKGSDLMPVYRIYGSDPMPKRMVHHVRWMSINGYTGLSPVLLHANAIGHAQAIQQYAGKSFMNGTALSGVIERPKESPALKDQASVDRITDGWNAKFGGSGNAKKVALLQEGMTFKPLSMTNVDAALIDALRLSALDIARIYKIPAHMVNELERATFSNIEHQSLQFVIYTLLPWVKRHEQAKTRDLLLPSERKQYFIEYNLAGLLRGDQSSRYAAYAVGRQWGWLSINDIRRLENMPPVKGGDVYLSPMNMVDASKPQQFPPGKSEPTKAQIDEIGRILS, from the coding sequence ATGTTTTTCAGTAGGCAATTGCTCTCCAACAGCGGCCAGACGCAGATGGGTGCTGGCGGGTGGATATCGGCGCTGCTTGGTAGCTCGCGATCCGACGCCGGCCAGGTGGTTACCCCCGCGAGCGCGCTGTCGCTGACCGTCTTGCAGAACTGCGTCACGCTGCTCGCGGAGAGCATCGCGCAGTTGCCGATCGAGCTATATGAGCGATCCGGCGACGACAGGAAGCCGGCGGTCGATCATCCGCTGTATTCGATTCTGAAGTACGAGCCGAACCCGTGGCAGACGCCTTTTGAGTTTCAGGAGCAGTCGCAGGTGGCTGCCGGCCTTCGCGGAAACAGCTACAGCTTCATCGATCGCGATCCGGACGGCGTGATTCAAGGGCTGTATCCGCTCGACAACGAGGCCATGACGGTCATGAAGGGCTCGGATCTCATGCCTGTCTATCGCATCTACGGATCCGATCCGATGCCGAAGCGGATGGTGCATCACGTTCGCTGGATGTCGATCAACGGCTATACGGGGCTGTCGCCGGTTCTGCTTCATGCGAACGCAATCGGACATGCGCAGGCTATCCAGCAATACGCCGGCAAGTCTTTCATGAACGGCACGGCGCTGTCGGGCGTGATCGAACGGCCAAAGGAGAGCCCGGCGCTCAAGGATCAAGCGAGCGTGGATCGCATCACGGACGGCTGGAACGCGAAGTTCGGCGGATCGGGTAACGCGAAGAAAGTCGCACTTCTGCAGGAGGGCATGACGTTCAAGCCGCTGTCGATGACGAACGTCGACGCAGCGCTCATTGACGCGTTGCGCCTCTCCGCGCTCGACATCGCCCGGATCTACAAAATTCCGGCCCACATGGTGAACGAGCTGGAGCGGGCGACATTCAGCAACATCGAGCATCAGTCGCTCCAGTTCGTCATCTACACACTGTTGCCGTGGGTTAAACGGCACGAGCAGGCAAAGACGCGTGACCTGCTCCTGCCGTCGGAGCGCAAGCAGTATTTCATCGAATACAACCTCGCGGGGCTGCTGCGAGGCGATCAGTCGTCGCGCTACGCAGCTTATGCGGTCGGACGCCAGTGGGGCTGGCTATCGATCAACGACATTCGCCGGCTTGAGAACATGCCGCCAGTCAAGGGCGGCGACGTCTACCTGAGTCCTATGAACATGGTCGACGCGTCGAAGCCGCAGCAATTCCCTCCAGGGAAGTCCGAGCCGACGAAAGCGCAGATCGACGAAATTGGGAGGATCCTTTCTTGA
- a CDS encoding phage portal protein — protein sequence MSAAACVLYGDVPEPLLIAAIRHRDSVTGADLIAFDECPFSGEITETEHGMQIAFPWPRNRMLRHAIGDWLTHHGINFTVVM from the coding sequence ATGAGTGCAGCCGCATGCGTCCTGTACGGAGACGTGCCTGAGCCTTTGCTCATCGCGGCGATCCGTCATCGCGACTCGGTGACCGGCGCGGATCTCATCGCGTTCGACGAATGCCCTTTCTCGGGGGAGATTACCGAGACGGAGCACGGCATGCAGATCGCCTTTCCATGGCCGCGCAACCGGATGCTGCGCCACGCCATAGGGGATTGGCTTACACACCACGGCATCAATTTCACTGTCGTCATGTAA
- a CDS encoding HNH endonuclease, whose product MSKRPLKPCKHRGCGALVADGKSYCEKHADEAVKWKPDAVRGNRHVRGYGTAWDKIRQRILRRDSGLCQPCLQVGRVTAATAVDHIISKARGGTDRDENLQGICRDCHATKTARERLR is encoded by the coding sequence ATGTCGAAACGCCCGTTGAAACCGTGCAAGCACCGAGGGTGCGGCGCACTCGTCGCAGACGGCAAATCGTACTGCGAGAAGCACGCCGACGAGGCGGTGAAATGGAAGCCGGACGCGGTGCGTGGCAATCGCCATGTGCGGGGTTACGGAACGGCGTGGGACAAGATCAGGCAGCGCATCCTGCGTCGCGACAGCGGTCTTTGCCAGCCTTGCCTGCAAGTCGGGCGCGTGACGGCGGCAACGGCAGTAGACCACATCATTTCAAAGGCCCGAGGCGGAACCGACCGCGATGAGAACCTGCAAGGGATCTGTCGTGATTGCCATGCGACGAAGACGGCTCGCGAGCGGTTGCGTTGA